From Domibacillus sp. DTU_2020_1001157_1_SI_ALB_TIR_016, a single genomic window includes:
- a CDS encoding metallophosphoesterase family protein, whose amino-acid sequence MKAAFISDVHGNAVALQAVLNDLKTKQVDKIYVLGDLCYRGPEPKRSLELIQGLQTEVIKGNADEWVVRGVHKGEVAEAALELMNQERDWTVSQLEEADIDYLNALPTELHLDLDGVAVHAFHAAPDSLFTVVSSSEPDEVLETKLMLSESNDVYIYAHIHKPYIRYIKGKVVINIGSVGLPFDGVKKASYAIVETDGHRISTSIERVEFDADKVMNQYKEVNYPNQNMLSVIQNASL is encoded by the coding sequence ATGAAAGCAGCTTTTATCTCTGATGTTCATGGGAATGCAGTGGCACTTCAAGCTGTGTTAAATGATCTTAAAACGAAGCAGGTAGATAAAATTTATGTACTGGGCGACCTTTGTTACCGCGGCCCGGAACCGAAGCGGTCACTGGAGCTGATTCAAGGGCTTCAAACTGAAGTGATTAAAGGGAATGCGGATGAATGGGTTGTGCGAGGTGTTCACAAAGGAGAAGTAGCAGAGGCAGCGCTGGAGCTGATGAATCAAGAGCGTGACTGGACTGTATCACAGTTAGAAGAAGCGGATATCGATTACCTAAACGCTCTTCCAACAGAGCTTCATCTTGATCTGGACGGTGTGGCGGTTCATGCTTTTCATGCAGCGCCGGATAGCTTATTTACCGTAGTTTCTTCTTCCGAGCCTGACGAGGTGTTAGAAACGAAATTAATGCTATCTGAAAGTAATGACGTATATATCTATGCTCATATTCATAAGCCTTATATTCGGTATATAAAAGGAAAGGTCGTCATAAATATCGGCAGCGTTGGCCTCCCGTTTGACGGCGTTAAAAAAGCTTCATACGCTATTGTGGAAACAGATGGACACCGGATCAGCACTTCCATTGAACGGGTGGAATTTGATGCGGACAAAGTGATGAACCAATACAAAGAAGTGAATTATCCAAACCAAAATATGCTGTCTGTCATTCAGAACGCTTCTCTTTAA
- a CDS encoding nucleotidyltransferase-like protein, whose protein sequence is MEDLLRPLYQERTSQQNTLGVLAVQKNEQNRAFTENFDSILLIIVKEADEPVFIKHYVDRNEETASMYIITEAQLKEWLLLGSNRKVIEWLYHGRILFDRNEYVQELKTEMRDFPFYGRKIKMTIEFAKLIKRYTDGKAFFNDGHFLDAYNHVLHSLHHLARLSVIENGFYPELTVWNQVRHIEPEIYKLYEELLTSDENLQKRLELLFLASEFLIHSRTERGAEHLLSVMKEKEWWTISELLTHEEVMHYAVDLVTLIEYLIDRQLVQVVSVQTKGQGVFHRYYQAKK, encoded by the coding sequence GTGGAAGATCTTTTGCGTCCTTTATATCAAGAGCGGACAAGTCAGCAAAACACGCTCGGGGTGCTGGCCGTGCAAAAAAACGAACAAAATCGGGCGTTTACCGAAAACTTTGATTCTATCCTGCTGATTATCGTGAAAGAAGCGGATGAGCCCGTTTTTATTAAACATTATGTAGATCGAAATGAAGAAACAGCCTCCATGTATATCATAACAGAAGCGCAACTAAAAGAATGGCTTCTTCTAGGCTCAAATCGAAAAGTCATTGAATGGTTGTATCATGGCCGGATTTTATTTGACCGTAATGAATATGTGCAGGAATTAAAAACAGAAATGCGCGATTTTCCATTTTACGGCCGTAAAATTAAAATGACTATTGAATTTGCTAAATTGATCAAGCGATATACAGATGGAAAAGCATTTTTCAATGATGGTCATTTTTTAGATGCCTACAATCACGTACTTCATTCTCTGCACCATCTTGCGCGGCTTTCTGTCATTGAAAATGGCTTTTATCCAGAACTCACTGTCTGGAATCAAGTGCGGCATATTGAACCGGAAATTTACAAACTATATGAAGAGCTTTTAACAAGCGATGAAAATCTTCAAAAAAGACTAGAGCTGCTGTTTTTAGCGAGCGAATTTTTGATTCACTCTCGGACTGAGCGGGGAGCGGAGCATTTATTGTCCGTAATGAAAGAAAAAGAATGGTGGACAATCAGCGAGTTACTGACTCATGAAGAAGTAATGCATTATGCAGTTGATCTCGTTACATTAATAGAATATTTAATCGACCGGCAGCTTGTTCAAGTTGTTTCTGTTCAAACAAAAGGGCAAGGTGTATTTCATCGTTATTATCAAGCGAAAAAATAA
- a CDS encoding YgzB family protein — translation MAKKYSSKINKIRTFALSLIFIGFVVMYGGIFFRENALVMTLFMLLGLLCIVASTVVYFWIGMLSTRAVQVVCPTCQKPTKMLGRVDMCMHCREPLTLDASLEGKEFDEKYNQRKRFD, via the coding sequence ATGGCTAAAAAATATTCCAGCAAAATTAATAAGATTCGCACTTTTGCTCTGAGCCTGATCTTTATCGGATTTGTTGTCATGTACGGCGGGATTTTCTTTCGGGAAAATGCGCTTGTTATGACGCTTTTTATGCTGCTTGGCCTTCTATGTATTGTCGCCAGCACGGTTGTTTATTTTTGGATCGGCATGCTGTCGACCCGAGCAGTCCAAGTGGTCTGCCCAACCTGCCAGAAGCCGACGAAAATGCTTGGGCGCGTTGATATGTGCATGCACTGCCGTGAACCTCTGACGCTAGACGCTTCTTTAGAAGGAAAAGAATTTGATGAAAAGTATAACCAAAGGAAACGCTTTGATTAA
- the perR gene encoding peroxide-responsive transcriptional repressor PerR, which yields MSHTHVHESQDQLKAALDTLKQTGVRITPQRHAILEFLVESMTHPTADDIYKALEGKFPNMSVATVYNNLRVFREVGLVKELTYGDTSSRFDFVTTEHYHVICEECGKIVDFHYPGLDEVEQLAAHVTGFKISHHRMEVYGTCAECSQKDLH from the coding sequence TTGTCACATACACATGTACATGAATCTCAGGATCAGCTAAAGGCAGCGCTTGATACCTTGAAGCAAACGGGTGTCCGCATTACGCCTCAGCGTCACGCAATTCTTGAGTTTCTCGTTGAGTCGATGACACATCCAACGGCTGATGATATTTATAAAGCACTTGAAGGAAAATTCCCAAATATGAGCGTGGCTACTGTATATAACAATTTGCGGGTATTTCGTGAAGTAGGTCTTGTAAAAGAGCTGACATACGGTGATACGTCTAGTCGTTTTGATTTTGTTACGACAGAGCATTATCATGTGATTTGCGAAGAATGCGGCAAAATTGTTGATTTTCACTATCCAGGATTAGATGAAGTTGAGCAGCTGGCAGCGCATGTAACAGGCTTTAAGATTAGTCACCACCGTATGGAAGTGTACGGAACGTGTGCAGAATGCAGCCAGAAAGATCTGCATTAA
- a CDS encoding D-2-hydroxyacid dehydrogenase, protein MNIVFTFRPPRMIQADLQTKFPNETFSFYKHIDEARPLHEAEILVTFGSDLTKEHIDECKSLKWIMVASAGIEEMPLQAIKERDILVTNARGIHKTPMAEFTIGFMLNHVKRFAELRKLEQTETWNKQLPLGELYGKEVTVLGTGAIGQEIARLAKAFGMTTTGVNKSGHAAEGFDRVFSIDELISAVREADFIVSVLPSTPDTVNALGTEHFEAMKSTAAFINIGRGDLVSETVLLSAINDEEIAHAYLDVFVKEPLPEGHPFWRHPDITVTPHISSVTERYVPRAIEIFEHNLHCFMDGGEYANVIDVTKGY, encoded by the coding sequence CAAGCGGACCTTCAAACAAAATTTCCAAATGAAACCTTTTCATTTTATAAACACATCGACGAAGCACGCCCGCTCCATGAAGCGGAAATTCTCGTTACCTTTGGCAGCGACTTGACGAAAGAACATATTGACGAATGTAAGTCATTAAAATGGATTATGGTCGCATCAGCCGGTATCGAGGAAATGCCACTGCAGGCGATCAAAGAACGAGACATTTTAGTCACAAATGCGCGAGGTATACATAAAACTCCAATGGCGGAATTTACAATTGGGTTTATGCTGAATCATGTAAAACGGTTTGCCGAGCTGCGAAAGCTTGAACAAACGGAAACGTGGAACAAGCAGCTTCCGCTTGGAGAACTTTACGGGAAAGAAGTGACTGTTCTTGGAACAGGCGCAATCGGCCAGGAAATCGCCCGTCTTGCAAAAGCATTTGGCATGACAACAACAGGGGTTAATAAAAGCGGCCATGCAGCGGAGGGATTTGACCGCGTTTTCTCTATTGATGAATTGATATCAGCTGTCCGTGAAGCAGATTTTATTGTCTCGGTGCTGCCAAGTACGCCTGATACGGTGAACGCTTTGGGGACAGAGCATTTTGAAGCAATGAAAAGCACAGCTGCGTTTATCAATATTGGACGCGGTGACCTTGTTTCAGAGACGGTTTTACTTTCAGCCATTAATGATGAGGAAATTGCCCATGCTTATCTTGATGTGTTTGTGAAAGAACCTCTTCCAGAAGGCCATCCATTCTGGCGGCATCCAGACATTACAGTCACACCACATATTTCCAGCGTAACGGAGAGATATGTTCCCCGGGCGATAGAGATCTTTGAGCATAATCTACACTGTTTTATGGATGGCGGCGAGTATGCAAACGTTATCGATGTTACAAAAGGTTATTAA